Proteins encoded together in one Chitinophaga sp. LS1 window:
- a CDS encoding pectinesterase family protein, which produces MKHLVYLCLLFVTFSSSAQEKKLLVVAHDGSGDFSNIQDAVNAVRDFQYWRVTIFIKKGTYHEKLVIPSWKTGITLIGESRDSTIITNSDFSGKPYPGGKDINGRDKYSTFTSYTVLVQGNDVILRNLTIVNAAGQVGQGVALHVEGDRCIFRNCKLLGNQDTLYAGKEDSRQFYDSCYIEGTTDFIFGAATVVFKDCTIFSIRNSYVTAASTTANQPYGFVFMHCNLIAADTATKVYLGRPWRPYAATLFMECTLGKHILPVGWHNWDKTENEQTARYREYNNNGPGAGTSQRVSWSKQLSKPEAKAITITKILNAWDPTVRL; this is translated from the coding sequence ATGAAGCACCTTGTTTATTTATGCCTGCTATTTGTTACGTTTTCCAGCTCCGCCCAGGAGAAAAAACTGTTAGTCGTAGCCCACGATGGGAGCGGAGATTTCTCCAATATCCAGGATGCGGTGAATGCCGTACGGGACTTTCAGTATTGGAGAGTGACCATTTTTATAAAGAAAGGAACTTATCATGAGAAACTGGTCATCCCTTCCTGGAAGACGGGGATTACGCTGATCGGTGAATCCCGGGATAGTACCATTATTACCAATAGTGATTTTTCAGGGAAACCATATCCCGGTGGTAAAGATATAAATGGAAGGGACAAGTACAGCACATTTACATCTTATACCGTTTTGGTACAGGGGAATGATGTGATCCTCCGGAATTTAACAATTGTAAATGCAGCTGGCCAGGTAGGACAGGGAGTCGCACTCCATGTGGAAGGAGACAGGTGTATATTCCGGAATTGTAAATTGCTGGGCAACCAGGATACACTGTATGCCGGAAAAGAAGATAGCCGGCAGTTTTATGATAGTTGTTATATAGAAGGCACTACAGATTTCATATTTGGAGCGGCCACGGTGGTGTTTAAGGATTGCACCATTTTCAGTATCAGGAATTCCTATGTCACAGCTGCCTCTACGACCGCCAACCAGCCCTATGGTTTTGTATTCATGCATTGTAACCTGATCGCTGCAGATACGGCTACGAAAGTGTATCTGGGGCGGCCATGGCGACCTTATGCCGCTACATTGTTTATGGAGTGCACATTGGGTAAACATATCCTGCCTGTGGGCTGGCATAACTGGGATAAGACAGAGAATGAACAGACCGCCAGATACAGGGAGTATAACAATAATGGCCCGGGAGCCGGCACCAGCCAACGTGTGAGCTGGTCTAAGCAATTGAGTAAGCCGGAGGCGAAAGCGATTACAATCACTAAAATTCTGAATGCGTGGGATCCAACCGTACGACTTTAG
- a CDS encoding MGH1-like glycoside hydrolase domain-containing protein: MQGLFAQSPLQRYVHQFNTVDSETVQNYVNNAQAYEWLNKNIPLLECPDSIIEKTYYYRWWTFRKHLKETPDGFIFTEFILPVKHAGRYNALSCALGHHINEGRWLRDTQYINQDIRYWFIADAQQKAPKFHQFSSWAEWAVYENIKVSGDPALAIDLLPYMDADYHLWEKERRLPDGLFWQFDVKDGMEESISGSRKEKNIRPTINSYMYGNAVAMAAMAKLAHNDTLFKKYVADAAKIKSLIQDSMWDSKADFFKVRLAKGGLSDAREEIGFIPWYFNLPDDQAFYARAWQQLIDTTGFNAPWGITTAERRHPAFRSHGTGGCEWDGALWPFATTQTLKALSNLLRDYHYKGGMTPAIYYEMLRTYARSHQKNGQPYLGEYQDEKNGYWLKGDNPRSSYYNHSGFCDLVINDLIGIRPSLDNKVTIDPMVPWKWFQLSNIPYHGHLITINWNYKSKGFIIFVDNVEKYRGKKLKSVMLAL; encoded by the coding sequence ATGCAAGGCCTGTTTGCGCAAAGCCCCTTGCAGCGTTATGTACACCAGTTCAATACTGTAGACAGTGAAACCGTGCAGAACTATGTGAATAATGCACAGGCTTATGAATGGTTGAATAAAAACATTCCTTTGCTGGAATGTCCGGATAGCATTATTGAAAAGACCTATTACTACCGCTGGTGGACATTTAGAAAACACCTGAAAGAGACGCCGGATGGGTTCATATTTACTGAATTTATCTTACCGGTAAAACATGCAGGCAGGTACAATGCGCTGAGTTGTGCTTTAGGACATCACATCAATGAAGGCCGATGGCTGAGAGATACTCAGTACATCAACCAGGATATCCGCTATTGGTTTATAGCAGATGCACAGCAAAAGGCGCCGAAGTTTCACCAGTTTAGTAGTTGGGCGGAATGGGCAGTGTATGAAAACATCAAAGTAAGCGGAGACCCTGCATTGGCAATAGATCTGCTCCCATATATGGATGCGGATTATCATTTATGGGAAAAGGAAAGGCGCCTTCCTGATGGACTCTTCTGGCAGTTTGATGTAAAAGATGGTATGGAAGAATCTATCAGTGGTAGCAGGAAAGAGAAAAATATCCGCCCTACCATTAACAGCTACATGTATGGCAATGCGGTGGCGATGGCGGCTATGGCAAAGCTGGCACACAATGACACGCTGTTTAAAAAATACGTAGCTGATGCAGCAAAAATAAAATCATTGATACAAGATAGTATGTGGGATAGCAAAGCTGATTTTTTTAAAGTCCGCCTGGCAAAAGGAGGATTGTCAGATGCGCGTGAAGAAATCGGTTTTATCCCCTGGTATTTTAATTTGCCCGACGATCAGGCATTCTATGCCCGTGCTTGGCAGCAATTGATCGATACAACCGGTTTTAATGCACCCTGGGGTATTACAACAGCAGAGAGAAGACATCCTGCTTTTCGTAGTCATGGTACGGGTGGCTGTGAATGGGATGGCGCGTTGTGGCCGTTTGCCACTACTCAGACCTTGAAAGCCTTATCCAATCTGCTCCGTGATTATCATTATAAAGGCGGCATGACGCCCGCTATTTACTATGAGATGCTAAGGACCTATGCCCGTTCTCATCAGAAAAACGGACAGCCTTACCTGGGAGAGTACCAGGATGAAAAGAACGGATATTGGTTAAAGGGAGATAATCCCCGTAGTAGTTATTACAATCATTCCGGTTTCTGTGATCTCGTCATTAATGACCTGATAGGTATCCGGCCATCATTAGATAATAAAGTAACCATCGATCCGATGGTGCCATGGAAATGGTTTCAGCTATCCAATATTCCTTATCATGGTCACCTGATCACAATCAACTGGAATTACAAAAGCAAAGGATTCATCATATTTGTAGATAATGTAGAAAAATACAGGGGCAAAAAGCTGAAATCCGTAATGCTGGCACTCTAA
- a CDS encoding FecR family protein produces MSIDRITALLEKLTSNTCTWQEKKELFTLIESVDDPQLKAVLEAAWLQYNQPVHNLSDYSSRVILDNILQRKQPIRVLFIRKWRAAAVAAAAALLIGISIYKFTGTPSATKEPIASVSDIKAPVTHKATITLSNGQQVPADSISAHQLVMQGQTKVVRLANGEIVYQPQGQHDEILLNTLTNPKGSQVTSITLSDGSRVWLNAGTSLTYPVAFSGRERKVTVSGEAYFEVAAAGDHKIPFSVNIKTNQRDSSLVTVLGTHFNIKAYEDEADTRVTLLQGSVQVDHQQQGLRIVPGQQATYADGQKIYVSTPSTDDVVAWKEGLFAYQNNSIAQVLRDAARWYDIDVVYAGKVPADTFTGEIPRTATLTELLQILQMSRVHFRLEGRRLTVLN; encoded by the coding sequence ATGTCGATAGACAGGATCACAGCATTATTGGAGAAATTAACATCCAACACCTGCACCTGGCAGGAGAAAAAAGAGCTATTCACGCTCATCGAAAGCGTGGACGATCCGCAGCTAAAAGCTGTACTGGAAGCTGCGTGGCTACAATATAACCAGCCAGTTCATAACCTATCCGACTATTCCTCAAGAGTCATTCTTGACAACATTTTACAACGGAAACAGCCAATTAGAGTTCTATTTATCCGAAAATGGCGCGCTGCGGCTGTAGCAGCCGCAGCTGCGCTATTAATTGGAATCAGCATTTACAAATTTACAGGTACTCCTTCCGCCACAAAGGAACCAATTGCCAGCGTATCAGATATTAAAGCCCCTGTCACACACAAGGCCACCATCACATTATCTAATGGACAACAGGTACCGGCAGACAGTATCTCCGCTCATCAACTGGTCATGCAGGGTCAAACCAAAGTAGTCAGACTTGCCAACGGAGAGATTGTTTACCAACCACAGGGACAACACGACGAAATTTTACTCAATACGCTTACGAATCCAAAAGGAAGTCAGGTGACTTCGATCACGTTATCTGATGGAAGCCGGGTATGGCTCAATGCAGGCACTTCTCTCACCTACCCTGTAGCCTTTTCAGGCCGCGAAAGGAAAGTGACTGTATCAGGGGAGGCCTACTTTGAAGTAGCGGCAGCAGGTGACCACAAAATTCCTTTTTCAGTAAATATTAAAACCAACCAAAGAGATAGCAGTCTTGTTACTGTGCTGGGTACACATTTTAATATCAAAGCTTATGAAGATGAAGCAGACACGAGAGTAACGCTATTACAAGGTAGCGTACAGGTAGATCATCAGCAACAGGGCCTCCGGATTGTGCCCGGACAACAGGCTACCTATGCTGACGGCCAAAAGATCTATGTAAGTACACCATCTACTGATGATGTAGTAGCGTGGAAAGAAGGGCTTTTCGCTTATCAGAACAACAGTATCGCACAGGTGCTGCGCGATGCCGCCCGCTGGTATGATATAGATGTTGTGTATGCAGGCAAGGTACCTGCCGACACCTTCACAGGAGAGATACCGCGTACGGCTACGCTGACTGAGCTATTACAAATTTTACAAATGAGCCGGGTCCACTTCCGGTTAGAAGGCAGACGGCTTACTGTACTAAATTAA
- a CDS encoding SusC/RagA family TonB-linked outer membrane protein, with protein sequence MKFTVVFVLVACLQVKASTYAQNVSLNVRNASLELVFKEFKKQTGYNFFYNDAMVRTGIPVTVDLKSMPLEEALKQALLNQPLTFSIVNKTVVLKDKMATPDFTSVPAPPEDLHGRVADSLGNPLIGATVRVKGTKEVVITDGSGMFILKNVDDKQTLIVSFTGYVTKEVPVKEGSSRVYMIRLLRSNNPLDEVQVIAYGTNTRRFNVGNVATLNSADIKSSGATNITNALNGRVPGLEVNVFSGVPGARQTFQSRGQNTLSSSASAIAYDQPLIIVDGIPLPTQNNDISMLLNSFNSGGGASGFSALNGVNPSDIESISVLKDADATSIYGSQGANGVVVITTKKGKPGRNRVNVSVVTGPSKISRGLDMMDTKQYLRMRHQAITMDSITTFPTDQSYFKDLFVYDTTMYTDFVKKYYGGTANSTDAHLSMSGGAANSTYMVSAGYTRQSYNMPGDFSDKRYTLHSALSTHSSNNKIRADFGSDVSYETNNSSGSTTLGKAMMTVPDHPDMLDAKGNLVWTYKGQDVSSDQLLAEQKKPYNINSYLFNNYLRLTYEIIPGLNIAANAGWAMNMTKQYSATPLAAVKPGNGTTASANFGQSNDQTINLEPQVDYRKTIGDGELTILAGGTYRKVTSSFNQQLGTGYTDDGLLGTIMAATGISVSDGADISKYVAGFGRVNYVYKEKYIINLTGRRDGSSNFGPGRRFGNFGAVGIGWIISEERFMESFKPVLSFVKISGNYGTNGSDGVAPYKYQPYWKVASTTSTQTFDGTRPYTASNLYNPDYSWASKHSINLGLDLGFIDDKILLNLAYYRSRTGNQLTGYTLPTQTGFNSVVKNMDAVLQDAGLELSITTRNITTKDFRWTTSFNISGNRNKLISFPGLATSAYAATYAVGKSTSMIYGFKYAGVNDTTGVFQYYKANGTITSAPATTNIAKGGDMQAIANAQTDFYGGLNNTFSYKNWNLSLFFKFSRAMAKNYLAGINYASPLPGGQINLPAFMQDMFWTKPGDHAQLQRLTTGYYGAAKNGQLAQRYGSYFTSSDAVYSNNTYLRLKSLMLSYSLPAATVKKMGIQGCSFNVTAQNLFTITNYKFGDPEMPGTLYTVPMQLIVTGGFNLEF encoded by the coding sequence ATGAAATTCACAGTCGTATTTGTATTGGTCGCTTGTTTACAGGTTAAGGCCAGCACTTATGCACAGAATGTGTCATTGAATGTTCGAAACGCTTCCCTGGAGCTGGTATTTAAAGAATTTAAGAAGCAAACAGGGTACAATTTCTTTTACAATGATGCGATGGTCCGCACAGGTATTCCTGTGACCGTAGACCTGAAATCCATGCCGCTTGAGGAAGCTTTAAAGCAGGCATTGCTCAATCAGCCGCTTACCTTTTCTATTGTGAACAAAACAGTAGTGCTGAAAGATAAGATGGCCACACCGGATTTTACATCTGTGCCAGCGCCGCCGGAAGATCTGCATGGCCGTGTGGCCGATTCCCTGGGAAATCCGCTGATTGGCGCCACTGTCCGTGTGAAAGGAACCAAGGAAGTGGTGATTACTGACGGTAGTGGTATGTTTATTCTCAAAAATGTTGATGACAAACAAACCCTGATCGTCTCCTTTACAGGTTATGTCACGAAAGAAGTACCTGTAAAAGAAGGTAGTTCAAGAGTCTACATGATCAGGCTGTTACGCTCCAACAACCCGCTGGATGAAGTGCAGGTGATCGCTTACGGTACCAATACCAGACGTTTTAACGTGGGTAATGTGGCGACCCTGAATTCGGCTGATATCAAAAGTTCAGGTGCTACCAACATTACCAATGCCCTCAATGGTCGTGTACCAGGTCTGGAAGTAAATGTATTTAGCGGTGTTCCGGGTGCAAGACAAACGTTCCAGTCCAGAGGGCAGAATACACTGTCCAGCTCTGCTTCTGCAATTGCATACGATCAACCCCTCATCATCGTAGATGGAATTCCATTGCCTACACAGAACAATGACATCTCGATGTTGCTGAACAGCTTCAACTCCGGCGGTGGCGCCAGTGGTTTCAGTGCATTGAATGGCGTGAACCCTTCTGATATCGAAAGTATCAGTGTGCTGAAAGATGCAGATGCTACTTCTATCTATGGTTCACAGGGTGCGAATGGTGTAGTGGTGATCACGACCAAAAAAGGGAAGCCAGGCAGAAACAGGGTGAATGTAAGTGTGGTAACTGGTCCCAGCAAGATTTCCCGCGGACTGGATATGATGGATACAAAGCAATATCTGCGTATGCGTCATCAGGCAATCACCATGGATAGTATTACGACCTTCCCTACAGATCAGAGTTATTTCAAAGACCTGTTTGTATATGATACTACCATGTATACTGATTTTGTTAAGAAATATTATGGTGGTACAGCTAACAGTACAGATGCACACCTGAGCATGTCAGGAGGCGCTGCGAATAGCACCTATATGGTGTCTGCCGGTTATACCAGACAGTCTTATAATATGCCGGGCGATTTTTCAGATAAGCGCTACACGCTGCATAGTGCATTGAGCACACATTCTTCAAATAACAAGATCAGGGCTGATTTTGGCAGTGATGTGTCTTACGAAACCAATAATTCTTCAGGCAGCACCACCCTGGGTAAAGCCATGATGACTGTACCTGACCATCCGGATATGCTGGATGCAAAAGGTAACCTGGTTTGGACATACAAAGGGCAGGATGTAAGTTCTGATCAGTTGCTGGCGGAGCAAAAAAAGCCATACAATATCAACAGCTACCTGTTTAATAATTACCTCCGTTTAACTTACGAAATAATTCCAGGATTGAACATTGCTGCAAATGCAGGCTGGGCTATGAACATGACCAAACAATATAGCGCCACCCCGCTTGCGGCCGTGAAACCGGGTAATGGTACAACTGCCAGTGCCAACTTTGGCCAGAGTAATGACCAGACGATCAACCTGGAGCCACAGGTCGATTACAGAAAGACCATCGGAGATGGTGAACTAACAATATTGGCAGGCGGTACCTACAGAAAAGTAACATCCAGTTTTAATCAGCAGCTGGGTACTGGTTACACAGACGATGGATTATTAGGAACCATCATGGCGGCAACTGGTATCAGTGTATCAGATGGCGCTGATATCTCCAAATATGTAGCAGGGTTTGGCCGTGTTAACTATGTCTATAAGGAAAAGTACATCATCAACCTGACCGGTCGTCGCGATGGTTCCAGCAATTTTGGACCTGGCCGCCGTTTTGGTAACTTTGGTGCAGTAGGTATCGGTTGGATCATCTCCGAAGAACGATTCATGGAATCATTCAAACCTGTGCTTAGCTTTGTAAAGATCTCCGGTAACTATGGTACCAATGGTTCCGACGGTGTAGCCCCCTATAAATATCAGCCATACTGGAAAGTAGCGTCCACAACATCTACGCAGACCTTTGACGGTACCCGTCCTTACACAGCCAGCAATCTTTACAATCCGGATTATAGCTGGGCTTCCAAACATTCCATTAACCTGGGACTGGACCTCGGCTTTATTGATGATAAGATCCTGTTGAACCTGGCTTATTACCGTAGCAGAACCGGTAACCAGCTTACAGGTTATACACTGCCTACACAAACTGGTTTCAACAGTGTAGTGAAAAATATGGATGCTGTGCTGCAGGATGCAGGTCTCGAATTGTCCATTACGACCCGCAATATCACCACAAAAGATTTCAGATGGACTACATCTTTCAATATCTCCGGCAACAGGAATAAACTGATTTCCTTCCCTGGTTTAGCAACATCTGCTTATGCAGCTACCTATGCAGTTGGGAAATCTACTTCCATGATATATGGATTCAAATATGCAGGTGTGAACGACACAACCGGTGTATTCCAATATTATAAGGCGAATGGCACCATTACTTCTGCACCAGCTACTACCAATATCGCCAAGGGTGGAGATATGCAGGCAATTGCCAATGCACAGACTGATTTCTATGGTGGTCTGAACAACACTTTCTCCTATAAGAACTGGAACCTGAGCCTGTTCTTCAAATTCTCCAGGGCGATGGCCAAAAACTACCTGGCAGGTATTAATTATGCATCTCCGTTACCTGGCGGCCAGATCAATCTGCCTGCATTTATGCAGGATATGTTCTGGACCAAACCTGGTGATCATGCACAATTACAGCGCCTGACCACAGGTTATTATGGTGCTGCCAAAAACGGACAACTGGCACAACGTTACGGTAGTTACTTCACCAGCTCTGATGCAGTGTATAGTAACAATACTTACCTGCGTCTGAAAAGCCTCATGCTGTCCTATTCACTGCCTGCAGCTACTGTGAAAAAAATGGGTATCCAGGGTTGTTCATTCAATGTCACTGCACAGAACCTGTTCACTATTACCAACTATAAGTTTGGTGATCCTGAAATGCCAGGTACGCTTTATACAGTGCCTATGCAGCTGATCGTAACTGGTGGTTTCAACCTGGAGTTCTAA
- the bglX gene encoding beta-glucosidase BglX: MNSRKRILTGLLALSIAGGTTTAQTKTNQNGKQAFINNLIKKMTLEEKIGQLNLLTSEMDVTGPFMNAGYKKDIEDGRCGSIFNAYTPQYTRQLQDMAMKTRLKIPLLFGYDVIHGHKTIFPIPLGEACTWDMALMEKSARIAAVEASADGLQWTYSPMVDIARDPRWGRVAEGVGEDTWYGVQVAKAKVKGYQGTDLSLNNTILACVKHFALYGAVEAGRDYNTVDMSRQKMYEYYLPPYKAAVDAGVATVMTSFNEVDGIPATGNKWLMTDLLRRQWGFKGFVVTDYTAINEMMAHGVGDEYKVGELALNAGVDMDMQGSVYTRQLAKLVADKKITMAQVDTCVYRILSAKYDLGLFKDPYLYCDNERPAKEILTPENRATAREIGARSIVLLKNQQELLPLKKGAKIALIGPLADSKRDMIGNWSAAGDYTKSITLLEGIKQKLGGAGNVTYLRGAHYTNDTTLLKRALQKAVLTAEDTANSAGMLAEAVALAQQSDIVVLALGESYGMSGEAASRSNISIPENQEKLLRAVYATGKPVVLVLMNGRPLTLEWEDAHIPAIVETWFLGTEAGNSIADVLFGDYNPAGKLTMTFPRSVGQIPIYYNHKNTGRPEDPANKYSSKYLDITNEPLYPFGYGLSYTKFTYGPVQLDKNQLKQSATGNVKVSVAVTNSGNYDGEEVVQLYIRDKVASVTRPVKELKNFKKIFLKKGETRTVTFELSVNDLKFYNKDLKYVSEPGDFSVFVGGNSRDTQSADFALVP, translated from the coding sequence ATGAACAGCCGTAAACGAATCCTTACCGGCTTGCTGGCGTTAAGCATAGCAGGCGGTACAACAACTGCACAGACTAAGACAAATCAGAATGGTAAACAGGCGTTTATTAATAACCTGATCAAAAAAATGACGCTGGAGGAGAAAATCGGGCAATTAAACCTTCTCACCAGCGAAATGGACGTAACCGGCCCGTTTATGAATGCGGGATATAAAAAAGACATCGAAGACGGCCGCTGTGGCTCCATCTTCAATGCGTACACTCCTCAGTACACCCGCCAGTTACAGGACATGGCAATGAAAACCCGTCTTAAGATTCCTTTATTATTTGGATATGACGTAATTCATGGTCACAAGACCATCTTCCCTATTCCATTGGGAGAAGCCTGTACCTGGGATATGGCCCTCATGGAAAAGAGCGCCCGCATTGCTGCTGTAGAAGCCAGCGCGGACGGTCTGCAATGGACCTATTCTCCAATGGTGGACATTGCACGTGACCCCCGCTGGGGACGTGTAGCCGAAGGAGTAGGTGAAGACACCTGGTACGGCGTACAGGTAGCCAAAGCAAAAGTAAAAGGCTATCAGGGTACCGACCTCTCTCTGAACAACACCATTCTGGCCTGTGTAAAACACTTTGCCCTCTATGGTGCTGTGGAAGCCGGTCGTGACTACAACACTGTAGACATGAGCCGCCAGAAAATGTACGAGTACTACCTGCCTCCTTACAAAGCTGCTGTAGATGCAGGTGTAGCGACTGTGATGACTTCCTTCAACGAAGTAGATGGTATCCCTGCTACTGGCAACAAATGGCTGATGACCGACCTGCTGCGCAGGCAATGGGGCTTCAAAGGCTTTGTCGTGACAGACTACACGGCTATTAATGAAATGATGGCACATGGTGTAGGTGATGAATACAAGGTAGGCGAACTGGCACTGAATGCCGGTGTAGACATGGATATGCAGGGTAGCGTATATACCAGGCAGCTGGCAAAGCTGGTGGCCGATAAAAAGATCACCATGGCACAGGTTGATACCTGCGTATACCGTATTCTCTCTGCTAAATATGATCTGGGCCTCTTCAAAGACCCCTATTTATATTGCGACAACGAAAGACCTGCCAAAGAGATCCTGACGCCTGAAAACCGTGCTACCGCCCGCGAAATCGGCGCCCGCTCTATCGTGCTCCTGAAAAACCAGCAGGAACTGCTGCCACTGAAGAAAGGGGCGAAAATTGCCCTGATCGGCCCGCTGGCAGACAGCAAACGTGATATGATCGGTAACTGGTCCGCAGCTGGTGATTATACCAAATCAATCACCCTGCTGGAAGGTATCAAACAGAAACTCGGAGGTGCAGGTAATGTCACTTACCTGCGTGGAGCACACTATACAAACGATACCACGCTGCTGAAAAGAGCATTGCAGAAAGCTGTGCTGACAGCCGAAGATACAGCCAACAGCGCAGGTATGCTGGCTGAAGCTGTTGCCCTGGCACAGCAATCAGACATCGTGGTACTGGCTCTGGGTGAATCATATGGTATGAGTGGTGAAGCTGCCAGCCGTTCTAACATCAGCATTCCTGAAAACCAGGAAAAACTGCTGAGAGCTGTATATGCTACCGGCAAACCAGTAGTTCTGGTGCTGATGAATGGCCGTCCGCTGACCCTGGAATGGGAAGACGCCCACATCCCTGCTATCGTGGAAACATGGTTCCTGGGTACCGAAGCTGGTAACTCCATTGCCGACGTACTGTTTGGCGATTACAACCCAGCCGGTAAACTGACTATGACCTTCCCCCGCAGTGTAGGTCAGATCCCTATCTACTACAATCATAAGAATACCGGTCGTCCGGAGGATCCAGCCAATAAATATTCCAGCAAATACCTGGATATCACCAATGAACCGCTGTATCCATTTGGTTATGGTCTGAGCTATACCAAATTTACCTACGGTCCTGTACAGCTGGATAAAAACCAGCTGAAGCAGTCAGCAACCGGCAATGTGAAAGTAAGTGTAGCAGTGACCAACAGTGGTAATTATGATGGGGAAGAGGTAGTACAGCTGTACATTCGTGACAAAGTAGCAAGCGTAACCCGCCCGGTAAAGGAGCTGAAAAACTTCAAAAAGATCTTCCTGAAGAAAGGAGAGACCCGGACAGTGACCTTTGAACTGAGCGTAAATGATCTGAAATTCTATAATAAAGACCTGAAATATGTGTCTGAACCAGGTGATTTCTCCGTATTTGTGGGTGGAAACAGCCGCGATACACAGTCTGCAGACTTCGCATTAGTACCTTAA
- a CDS encoding RNA polymerase sigma factor, translating to MHHPDDIALVNKLAGNDEVAFEALFHKYKDKLYSFLLHLGNSPTAAEDVLQDVFMKLWTRRAQLGEIDNFNAYLFRMAANQAINLMRRQSREIRILDELQLYTIDENGTAQAMSEKEVQEVLAKALATLPQQQYKVFMLSREHGLKYEEIAAEMGISAATVRNHMVQALKKIRTYLESSHIISIIYLYIILAEKMK from the coding sequence ATGCACCACCCGGATGACATAGCACTAGTGAATAAGTTGGCAGGCAATGATGAAGTAGCCTTCGAGGCGCTTTTCCATAAGTACAAGGATAAACTATATTCATTCCTCCTACACCTTGGCAACTCCCCTACAGCGGCAGAAGACGTACTACAGGACGTCTTTATGAAGCTATGGACACGCCGTGCTCAGCTGGGTGAAATCGATAATTTCAACGCCTATTTGTTCCGCATGGCTGCCAATCAGGCTATTAACCTGATGCGCAGGCAAAGCCGGGAAATCAGGATCCTCGATGAGCTACAATTGTATACCATCGATGAAAACGGCACCGCACAGGCCATGTCGGAGAAAGAAGTGCAGGAAGTACTGGCCAAAGCGCTGGCAACCCTGCCGCAACAGCAATATAAGGTGTTTATGCTCAGCCGTGAACACGGACTCAAGTATGAAGAAATTGCGGCTGAAATGGGCATCTCTGCCGCCACGGTCCGCAATCATATGGTGCAGGCGCTCAAAAAGATCAGAACGTACCTGGAGTCTTCACATATTATCAGCATTATTTATCTGTACATCATATTAGCAGAGAAGATGAAATAA
- the hisG gene encoding ATP phosphoribosyltransferase — protein MKLRIAIQKSGRLHDDSIKLLKECGIDINNGVNKLKTEASNFPLEVFFLRDDDIPQYVEDGVADLGIVGENVVLEKNRPVTTVEKLGFGKCRLSLAVSKSVEYNGVKDMDKLRIATSYPVILEKFLQEHGLTADIHEISGSVEIAPGIGLADAICDLVSSGSTLFMNGLKEVEVILKSEAVLISNGSLAPEQQAILRKLQFRIQAVKKAKNTKYILLNAPNDKLKEIIALLPGMKSPTVLPLAEEGWSSVHSVLNENEFWDIIESLKEAGAQGILVVPIEKMII, from the coding sequence ATGAAACTGAGAATTGCCATTCAGAAATCAGGACGTTTACACGACGATTCCATTAAGCTGTTGAAAGAATGCGGTATCGACATCAATAATGGTGTTAATAAGCTGAAAACAGAAGCCAGTAACTTCCCGCTGGAAGTATTCTTCCTGCGCGATGATGATATTCCGCAATACGTGGAAGATGGCGTAGCAGACCTGGGTATCGTTGGCGAAAATGTGGTACTGGAAAAGAACCGCCCTGTAACAACAGTTGAGAAACTGGGTTTTGGCAAATGCCGCCTCTCCCTCGCTGTTTCCAAATCAGTGGAATACAATGGCGTAAAAGACATGGACAAGCTGCGCATCGCGACCAGCTACCCGGTGATCCTCGAAAAGTTCCTGCAGGAACATGGCCTGACTGCAGATATTCATGAAATCAGTGGTTCCGTGGAAATCGCTCCCGGCATTGGTCTGGCAGACGCTATCTGTGACCTGGTAAGCAGTGGTTCCACCCTGTTTATGAACGGTCTGAAAGAAGTAGAAGTGATCCTGAAATCTGAGGCAGTACTGATCTCTAACGGTAGTCTCGCTCCGGAGCAGCAAGCTATTCTCCGCAAGCTGCAATTCCGCATCCAGGCAGTGAAGAAAGCGAAGAACACCAAGTACATTTTGCTGAATGCACCAAATGATAAACTGAAGGAAATCATCGCCCTGTTGCCAGGTATGAAGAGTCCCACCGTATTGCCACTGGCAGAAGAGGGTTGGAGTTCCGTACACTCAGTGCTGAATGAAAATGAATTCTGGGATATCATTGAAAGCCTGAAAGAAGCAGGTGCACAGGGTATACTGGTAGTTCCAATTGAAAAGATGATCATTTAA